Below is a genomic region from Amyelois transitella isolate CPQ chromosome 4, ilAmyTran1.1, whole genome shotgun sequence.
tatttttaatatataatgcaGTAAAAGGACTTGAAACTGCGCCAAAAATCATAGAAGACATTCTAAAAGCAGATATAGGAGAATCAGAAGTTATACGCCATAAAAACCGTTGCGCGTCTCTATCTTGAACACGAATTTTTATCTGCGGAAACATCTCTCGAATATCTCTTGACATTGCAACCTTACCTTCACGGAACCTTAAAAGAATATCAAAAAGAGATTGTAGTAAGTCAGGGCCAGacaataacatattatttaaactaacaCCGTAACATTTAGCGGCAGCGTCGTGTACTACACGTAGTTTTCCTGGTTTGTTGGGGTTCGTAACTCCGAAATGTGGTAAATACCAAGTAGCTTTTGGGTTTGGTGGGAACTCACAAGATTCTACATAACCTTTGTCAATAGTGGTTTGAACATTAACTCTATATTGATTTGCATACTGTGGATCTTTTGCAAATTTTCGTTCTAAACtcatgtacctacttaaagcTAGATTATAACTACCATCCGGAATGCAAAGGTTGTCATCTCGCCACAAAAGCCCTACTTCATACTGTCCATTCGGGAGACGATGGGCAGTGTTATCTAAGATCCTTATTGCTCTTTCATCACTCGACGATCTAAGCTCTTTCTTCGTAATGCCTATTGAatccaatttaaaataatctttgatCATAGACTTTATTTCGTCGCAATCGTCTAAGGTGCAGTGGTTAACGAATTCaacttgttttgttttgctttGAGCCACGCCATAAAGAACCCATCCTAAAGCTGTTCGGCATGCTACGGGTTGAGATCTAGTACCACTGCGAGTTTCCCTTGATATAGTTAAATGCCAGTTATCGACTCCGATAAGAATTGTAGGTTCTGCGTTTTCATAAATCACATCGTCACTAATATCTAAAAGATGTGAATATGAATTCACAAATTCTTTACAAACCGTCTGTCGGGTACCTAAATTAAGATTATCTAATGACCTAGCTTTAATATGATAAAAGTCATTACAGTTTCGACCACGAATatcaaaatttactaattcTATAGCCGCACCTATAAGCttggatattttaaaatcaataaaagttCCGGTTGAACCATCATCCAATAAAGCGTAAGTGTCATAAGAACGTGTAGGGCCTTTAATTGTAACtgcaattattttaagtaagggttttaaaggataaatatttaagttcgGTTTCATATCAGTATGGGTGATGACTTGTTGACTCAAATTTGAAACAGATTGACTTGCTGACTGATCTTCAGAATCAATCGCCAAATTAACTTCATGCGAAGATCGATGTAACAATTTGTGATGTCTTTTACCACATAACGCCTCAACACACGCATCTTTTGATTTACAAAAGCGATACTTGTGATTACCTCTTTTAAGACAACGGTGACAAACCTTTTGTTCTTTCgcccaacgccatctatcgtcTACAGATAAAGCTAAAAACTTTCTACATGTCTCTATAGCGTGATTAGTTAAATTGCAATAGCGACAGTTTAACTGAATGTGTTTTCTAGCAGCAGATGATTCTTCGGATTCAGAAGAAGTTACAGTACATTCAGTGGTTACCACCTTGCCCTTATTTTTCTGACTGGGAGCACCTAACAAATTAAAGTTCTCAATGTAACCGAACTTGTTTCGAACCTCTGTTTCGTAGTCCAAAAATTGAGAAAGTAACTCCAATTTGCTTATACCTGTAGCGGCTCTTTCAAAGGCAAAGTGAACCCAGTGATCTCGTAATGCGGAAGGTAGCTTACTTATGATGGCATTGGATAATTCGGGCGAATATAAATACTCGACTTGATTTAGTAACTTAATAGTGTCTACACAACTGCGGACCCTACATGCAAAGTCGATAATTTCCTTGCTTTCTGAAGTAATAATTTGAgggaataatttaattttgttgaccTCACCTAAAATAATCAGCTCGGTTTGTCCAAAGGTTTTATGTAGTTGAGATATAACCTCCTCGGGATCCGATGCAGCGACGAGTCGGATGGAAACAGCTTCTCGGGCCGTTCCTCGCAAAGCCGTACTTAATCTCGCTAAATTTTCTGCGTCGGTGTAGGCTGGCTTGGTGCTATCAAAAACTTTCCTAAATATAAGCCAGTCGGAAGGTTTACCGTCAAAAATTGGTAAGGGAATATTACTCACCTTTGGCCTCTTTGTGTTAAGCTCCGAGATAGCCCGGGCAAGTGCCTGAAAGTCATTGTTTGCCCTactttctgttttatttttgttacaatgaTCGTGTTGAATACTGTTTGGAGTATTGTGGCGCACGAGGAAAGTGCCCGGGATATCGACAGCAGTCGGAGTAATATCCTGGAACACGCCGTGCGCAGCAGTGGGCCGAGGCAAGCTCACCGGTGCCGTCATGAAGGCTTCATGAGCCGCAGTATTCACAACGGTAGGGAGACCGGAGGCTACACTCACATTAGGCTGAAACTCCTGCGAACActgtaaattgttttttgaagTAGGGTTATGACATTGGTCGAGCCAACTCTGTACAGTCTCACAAGGATGACTACGCACTGAATCACTATGACGGGAACTTCTACAACTGTTTGTATCGTCGTCAATTTCGGCGAGTTGGGCTTGAAGTTCTAATTCAGAGACAGTGCGCTCTCGTTCTAAGGCTATGCGTTCCCGTTCGGCCTCTAAATTTGCTAGGCGACGTGCGTGCTCTGCCTGGAGAGCAAGCCTACGTACTGTTTTTGAGGAAGCCGAGGACCGTCGAGAACATAAAGaattatcaataattattcTCACCTTGTTTTTCCTTTGATGTAGACTGAGTTGGTTCAcattcaacaatttttttattatgacttcgtgtaatcatctttattgtttttagcTCGAAAAGGACCAAAATATAGGAAATttgctgaaaataattataaaataataatatttgcgCTGGTAAATAAAAGATGATGCACGCTTAAAAAACagactgtcatttattttcttatttttcttattttaaaatacaaagttcTTGTCCTTTACAAAGGAGTTCGGAATACTCTAAGGAGTTCGTAACAAGTTCTGTTAAGCATAATCAAAGTTTAAACATTAATTCTGTTGAATCTCAACAAGGTACTCAAAGTAATGTTAGCAATCAGAGTAATAAAGAGTTCACAAAGAGAGTTCAACGCAAACATAACCCACTAAATATAGTTGGCGACATTATAGAAAAGCCAGAGAAAAAAATTGACCCAATATTGGCTCAAAAGCCAGATAACATCCCTAAAGCCCAAAGCAAaccaaaaaatgtaattaaaaagtgTCAACCGGCTGTCACCGTGTTAACGATTGAAGTAGAAAAGCGCCTTGCCGAATGGTTCACTTTAGACACGTTGCTTCTATTGTTTGGAGAAGAGAAAGTCAGAGAAATGGTGGCTGATAAAGGAGAGTGCATTAAagagtatttaaataattacgcTAACAGCATAGCGTACAATGCAAACACTTATGACCAATACCAAGCTCTATGCAGGAAGCTGAACATGCTCGAATTAGAAGATAGACAATTTGATGCTCAGACTTTACAAAGAGAATTAAAACCACTTCCAGACTATTCCATGTTGCAAGAGGAGAGTAAGAAAATGCAGTTGAAAGTGAGAGCGTACTTTGCTGGGGAAATGACTATTCCTGATGTGAGCCAAGAAGAACAGGATACGACTCCTGCTGAAGAAGAAAGTCGACCTAGGCATTTGCCACTTGTTGATAAAAATGCTCAAAATGCATTGAGGAGAAGGATTGTATGTgaacatttgttatttttcgcCCTTTCTTATTTTGAATAGGTCTGTGATAATATTTGATTATGACTAAATGCCTAAATGGGTACTCAATTAGccaattgttttgttatacataattataaacaacttaaaaattcaattaacaGCTCCAACATgtagaaaatacattttattaaaatcagacAATCGCTTCTAAAGTTAtattgttacaaacatactatgtacaatacatacaaaaaaaaatttctccacaagttgattggtagaatgaaaagattaaaataaaattaaaaaaaaaaaaacaattaaatcacTGTCTAACATGTCAGTGCAAAGCCCAAACAACTGAGATTAGAAATTTGAAGTGTGGCAAGTTGGTccctttctttatttttggtCTTAAAGTACACTAAGAATTACCTGAAGTGCTCGTGGAAACAGAAATTCTAGAGGTACAGCAGTGGTAATGGGACAAATGTTTTATGCATTCTGATCTGTGGGCATACTCtagtttgaaatataaaaaaaaagggatGGTTTGTAGGttgaaagtatttaaaataataaggaaaCTATGGCTGACCTGATGATTGTGTTGTTTACAAACTACTAAGGTGTTGACTTAGAAAGTATAGAATAAAGATCTATTTGCTCTCAATAcaatttctgaaaattctttattaattgatattaatataaaaacccCTAGGGGTCTATGAAAAACCTGCAATGGGACCACGtcagtgaaaaataaattggggGTCCATGAAATGTAAATGAGGATCCACGATAGTGGATTTCAACACATACACTGGTAGTACCTTCTTATTCCATCATACAATCTTATAATATCAAAACACATACATTATTTAGAAAAGTACCTATgaagtaaaatatgtattatatatgtttataaaattgtgtaagTTGCAGAATACAGGAAATCAATATCAGGTAAGTAGCACAACATGGAAaaaccaaacacaaaaaagtTAGGGGAACTCTGGTTTAAAAAGTTTAGACAATGGTGACGACAGAGATCTGTTGATGATTAGCATTTAGTTTTTGGGTTGCAACAGTCAGAAATAATTTACAACTAACCTGTTAGAAATTAGCAGCTTTTCTTGGACAATTACGACTGTTTACCCACGCTTAGATATCATGTCTATACCGTTAtcatattttatctataaaatcgtcgtaataattatcatttattcTCAACATGTTCTTGAGCCACAAGGACTCCAAttgataacaatatttataattttaccccacaaaggctgctgggtgtgatagagtgtcggtcgagatgcttaaagcaggaaaaggcgtagtagctagtcagttgtactgccttttcaatttgtgttggagaagcggccgagtaccaaaagattggtgtaaggctgttatcgtgccactttacaaaggaaaagggtcacagctggactgcaaaaattatcgtggtataagcctgcttagcgtcgtcggcaaattgtatgctaaggtattgattaatagagtcaggaatgaaactgatgacaaaatatgggatgctcaagcgggatttcgaaagggaatgggatgtactgatcaggtcttttccttgcggtgcatagccgaaaagtttttggccaagagtcaaaaagtctattgcacattcgtagatctggaaaaggcctatgacagagttgagaggaatgaattgtggtcagcactttctatgcatggggtgagcagtctcttaatacgagcactgaaatccttatatgaggattcgagtgcttgtgtcaggataaacggagcgcacactgagtggtttaagattgagaaaggcgttaggcaaggatgtgttgcgtcaccgtggctgttcaacctatttatggatagctgtttgacagatttgaaagagtctaaaagtggattaaggatgaatgagttactcgtcaaatgtctgctctatgccgacgatcaggttatactggcgtcatcagcggaggagttacaggagatggtaaactgtatgcatgaagctttaaaagagaaaggaatgaaagtgaacgtaagtaaaactaaaacactggtttttgaaatggagaaagaaatgacagcatgtaatattttgattggaggagaaaaagtggagcaagtgaaagagtttgtatatctaggatcaaagtttacatcagatggcaagtatgatagtgatattgaaaggagagtgaacgcggggaacatggtgaatggagctttgcatgcctttatgagcagtcagaaactatccaaaaaggctcgactggctgtgcacaggggcgtgttggtcccgacattaatgtatgggagtgaaagttgggtatggcaaaagaagcatgaaagcagaataaatgcagtggaaatgagagcgttaaggagtatgatgggtgtgaaattgagtgacaggataaggaacagcgtgataagggaatgttgtgatgtgaaagaagatgtagttacaggaatagaaaagggtatgttaagatggttcggtcatgtggagaggatgaatgaaagcaggttgactaagcagatatacaaggagagtgtggagggaaaggtcggagtgggaagacctagacgaacgtatcttgatcaaattaaggacgtcctggtaaagggtcaggtcaaaagtacccgaaaccgccgagcttgtatgaagagagttatgaatgtggacgaagcgaaagaagtatgcagagatcgtggcaagtggaaagaggtagtctctgcctacccctccgggaaagaggcgtgattttatgtatgtatgtttacccCACACAATTCGAGCTCTAAAAAGgactaataaatttgaatgttcAAATGCAACAATTGTGAAagcaatcaaattaaatataattttaattatcttaataAGTCCAAAAGTTCGTGTATAGCAGCTAGTGAAAGGCAAACATATTTTGAGTTagttgaaaaaagaaaattatgaatatagaCCAAAAGTAGACAGCTGACCACCAGCTGACACTGACTGACGGCCGAACGGTACTTGGACGGTACAACTTTTTGTGACAATGacatattaatgttttttttcttgtctGTAAAGACACTGACTATCATATAGCATACGGCTTCAGTCTTGGGTCTCTGGACATATTCCAGTAACTCGAGTCTTAACATTGGCATGTTCATCAAGTTCCCGTCCttcacaattatttatatttattttataattctatGACTACACCTTAATTTTGTAACTTTATACAATGcgtaactttaaaatatatcgaAGGGCTAAAGGTGCCCTTCGATcaagtatatttgttttatacttgATAGAAGCTTTTGCCTAGAACAAATCGCAATATGATACAATCAATCAATGTCATTCATTGACACTTTGATTGAGGTGACGTGATCAGTCaggtatttttacttaaagttCTTCTGAGGTCTCACtcgacttaaaaaaataaataatattatttaagtcgGAGATTATAACACAAAAAAGGATAGCAAAACGGCACAGAGTACCCGAAATGGatacaaaaaatgttagaATGAAGAAAAAGCCGTGCAAAATTGAAGAAATGACTAAAGAGCAAATACGTGAAGCGATTGTCAAGAAACGAGTATGCAACGCGAAAGCGCAAACCATTGTTGAAAGCCTGTTAGAGAAGGTCGTATCTGAATCATATTTCTTACAATGCTTGCCAGACATCAATCAGAGCCACTTCGAAGATGTTATAGAAGAGAGGGCTATCATCCACCTGTGCGGTTACCCGTTATGTCAAACTGCACTTTCAGAAAAAGACATCCCAAAACAGAAGTACCGAATATCAATGAAAACTAACAAGGTTTATGATATCACAGCTCGGAAAAGTTTTTGCAGCAACAGTTGTTACAGAGCGGCGACATTTGTGAAAAAACAGATGTTAACAAGCCCCTTGTGGTTTAGGGAATATGAAGAGATACCTGCCTTCCATCTGCTTCCTTCTGATACAGTGGGCAGCTTGGGCCTAGAAGTGGATGTATCAATTATAGAGAAAATTGAAGTAAAATCTGATAAGTCTCAATTTTCTTCAATCAATGATTTTGCTACTGCCAGCCTCAATGAAATGACTGATACTGGCAATGAATTAACTAATATTGAAGCTaaagaaattgtgaaaaatgttaatgattgtgaaaataataacagtaGTTCTAGTTCTGTAAAGCATAATCAAAGTTTAAACATTAATTCTGTTGAATCTCAACAAGATACTCAAAGTAATGTTAGCAATCAGAGTAATAAAGAGTTCACAAAGAGAGTTCAACGCAAACATAACCCACTAAATATAGTTGGCGACATTATAGAAAAGCCAGAGAAAAAAATTGACCCAATATTGGCTCAAAAGCCAGATAACATCCCTAAAGCCCAAAGCAAaccaaaaaatgtaattaaaaagtgTCAACCGGCTGTCACCGTGTTAACGATTGAAGTAGAAAAGCGCCTTGCCGAATGGTTCACTTTAGACACGTTGCTTCTATTGTTTGGAGAAGAGAAAGTCAGAGAAATGGTGGCTGATAAAGGAGAGTGCATTAAagagtatttaaataattacgcTAACAGCATAGCGTACAATGCAAACACTTATGACCAATACCAAGCTCTATGCAGGAAGCTGAACATGCTCGAATTAGAAGATAGACAATTTGATGCTCAGACTTTACAAAGAGAATTAAAACCACTTCCAGACTATTCCATGTTGCAAGAGGAGAGTAAGAAAATGCAGTTGAAAGTGAGAGCGTACTTTGCTGGGGAAATGACTATTCCTGATGTGAGCCAAGAAGAACAGGATACGACTCCTGCTGAAGAAGAAAGTCGACCTAGGCATTTGCCACTTGTTGATAAAAATGCTCAAAATGCATTGAGGAGAAGGATTGTATGTgaacatttgttatttttcgcCCTTTCTTATTTTGAATAGGTCTGTGATAATATTTGATTATGACTAAATGCCTAAATGGGTACTCAATTAGccaattgttttgttatacataattataaacaacttaaaaattcaattaacaGCTCCAACATgtagaaaatacattttattaaaatcagacAATCGCTTCTAAAGTTAtattgttacaaacatactatgtacaatacatacaaaaaaaaatttctccacaagttgattggtagaatgaaaagattaaaataaaattaaaaaaaaaaaaacaattaaatcacTGTCTAACATGTCAGTGCAAAGCCCAAACAACTGAGATTAGAAATTTGAAGTGTGGCAAGTTGGTccctttctttatttttggtCTTAAAGTACACTAAGAATTACCTGAAGTGCTCGTGGAAACAGAAATTCTAGAGGTACAGCAGTGGTAATGGGACAAATGTTTTATGCATTCTGATCTGTGGGCATACTCtagtttgaaatataaaaaaaaagggatGGTTTGTAGGttgaaagtatttaaaataataaggaaaCTATGGCTGACCTGATGATTGTGTTGTTTACAAACTACTAAGGTGTTGACTTAGAAAGTATAGAATAAAGATCTATTTGCTCTCAATAcaatttctgaaaattctttattaattgatattaatataaaaacccCTAGGGGTCTATGAAAAACCTGCAATGGGACCACGtcagtgaaaaataaattggggGTCCATGAAATGTAAATGAGGATCCACGATAGTGGATTTCAACACATACACTGGTAGTACCTTCTTATTCCATCATACAATCTTATAATATCAAAACACATACATTATTTAGAAAAGTACCTATgaagtaaaatatgtattatatatgtttataaaattgtgtaagTTGCAGAATACAGGAAATCAATATCAGGTAAGTAGCACAACATGGAAaaaccaaacacaaaaaagtTAGGGGAACTCTGGTTTAAAAAGTTTAGACAATGGTGACGACAGAGATCTGTTGATGATTAGCATTTAGTTTTTGGGTTGCAACAGTCAGAAATAATTTACAACTAACCTGTTAGAAATTAGCAGCTTTTCTTGGACAATTACGACTGTTTACCCACGCTTAGATATCATGTCTATACCGTTAtcatattttatctataaaatcgtcgtaataattatcatttattcTCAACATGTTCTTGAGCCACAAGGACTCCAAttgataacaatatttataattttaccccacaaaggctgctgggtgtgatagagtgtcggtcgagatgcttaaagcaggaaaaggcgtagtagctagtcagttgtactgccttttcaatttgtgttggagaagcggccgagtaccaaaagattggtgtaaggctgttatcgtgccactttacaaaggaaaagggtcacagctggactgcaaaaattatcgtggtataagcctgcttagcgtcgtcggcaaattgtatgctaaggtattgattaatagagtcaggaatgaaactgatgacaaaatatgggatgctcaagcgggatttcgaaagggaatgggatgtactgatcaggtcttttccttgcggtgcatagccgaaaagtttttggccaagagtcaaaaagtctattgcacattcgtagatctggaaaaggcctatgacagagttgagaggaatgaattgtggtcagcactttctatgcatggggtgagcagtctcttaatacgagcactgaaatccttatatgaggattcgagtgcttgtgtcaggataaacggagcgcacactgagtggtttaagattgagaaaggcgttaggcaaggatgtgttgcgtcaccgtggctgttcaacctatttatggatagctgtttgacagatttgaaagagtctaaaagtggattaaggatgaatgagttactcgtcaaatgtctgctctatgccgacgatcaggttatactggcgtcatcagcggaggagttacaggagatggtaaactgtatgcatgaagctttaaaagagaaaggaatgaaagtgaacgtaagtaaaactaaaacactggtttttgaaatggagaaagaaatgacagcatgtaatattttgattggaggagaaaaagtggagcaagtgaaagagtttgtatatctaggatcaaagtttacatcagatggcaagtatgatagtgatattgaaaggagagtgaacgcggggaacatggtgaatggagctttgcatgcctttatgagcagtcagaaactatccaaaaaggctcgactggctgtgcacaggggcgtgttggtcccgacattaatgtatgggagtgaaagttgggtatggcaaaagaagcatgaaagcagaataaatgcagtggaaatgagagcgttaaggagtatgatgggtgtgaaattgagtgacaggataaggaacagcgtgataagggaatgttgtgatgtgaaagaagatgtagttacaggaatagaaaagggtatgttaagatggttcggtcatgtggagaggatgaatgaaagcaggttgactaagcagatatacaaggagagtgtggagggaaaggtcggagtgggaagacctagacgaacgtatcttgatcaaattaaggacgtcctggtaaagggtcaggtcaaaagtacccgaaaccgccgagcttgtatgaagagagttatgaatgtggacgaagcgaaagaagtatgcagagatcgtggcaagtggaaagaggtagtctctgcctacccctccgggaaagaggcgtgattttatgtatgtatgtttacccCACACAATTCGAGCTCTAAAAAGgactaataaatttgaatgttcAAATGCAACAATTGTGAAagcaatcaaattaaatataattttaattatcttaataAGTCCAAAAGTTCGTGTATAGCAGCTAGTGAAAGGCAAACATATTTTGAGTTagttgaaaaaagaaaattatgaatatagaCCAAAAGTAGACAGCTGACCACCAGCTGACACTGACTGACGGCCGAACGGTACTTGGACGGTACAACTTTTTGTGACAATGacatattaatgttttttttcttgtctGTAAAGACACTGACTATCATATAGCATACGGCTTCAGTCTTGGGTCTCTGGACATATTCCAGTAACTCGAGTCTTAACATTGGCATGTTCATCAAGTTCCCGTCCttcacaattatttatatttattttataattctatGACTACACCTTAATTTTGTAACTTTATACAATGcgtaactttaaaatatatcgaAGGGCTAAAGGTGCCCTTCGATcaagtatatttgttttatacttgATAGAAGCTTTTGCCTAGAACAAATCGCAATATGATACAATCAATCAATGTCATTCATTGACACTTTGATTGAGGTGACGTGATCAGTCaggtatttttacttaaagttCTTCTGAGGTCTCACtcgacttaaaaaaataaataatattatttaagtcgGAGATTATAACACAAAAAAGGATAGCAAAACGGCACAGAGTACCCGAAATGGatacaaaaaatgttagaATGAAGAAAAAGCCGTGCAAAATTGAAGAAATGACTAAAGAGCAAATACGTGAAGCGATTGTCAAGAAACGAGTATGCAACGCGAAAGCGCAAACCATTGTTGAAAGCCTGTTAGAGAAGGTCGTATCTGAATCATATTTCTTACAATGCTTGCCAGACATCAATCAGAGCCACTTCGAAGATGTTATAGAAGAGAGGGCTATCATCCACCTGTGCGGTTACCCGTTATGTCAAACTGCACTTTCAGAAAAAGACATCCCAAAACAGAAGTACCGAATATCAATGAAAACTAACAAGGTTTATGATATCACAGCTCGGAAAAGTTTTTGCAGCAACAGTTGTTACAGAGCGGCGACATTTGTGAAAAAACAGATGTTAACAAGCCCCTTGTGGTTTAGGGAATATGAAGAGATACCTGCCTTCCATCTGCTTCCTTCTGATACAGTGGGCAGCTTGGGCCTAGAAGTGGATGTATCAATTATAGAGAAAATTGAAGTAAAATCTGATAAGTCTCAATTTTCTTCAATCAATGATTTTGCTACTGCCAGCCTCAATGAAATGACTGATACTGGCAATGAATTAACTAATATTGAAGCTaaagaaattgtgaaaaatgttaatgattgtgaaaataataacagtaGTTCTAGTTCTGTAAAGCATAATCAAAGTTTAAACATTAATTCTGTTGAATCTCAACAAGATACTCAAAGTAATGTTAGCAATCAGAGTAATAAAGAGTTCACAAAGAGAGTTCAACGCAAACATAACCCACTAAATATAGTTGGCGACATTATAGAAAAGCCAGAGAAAAAAATTGACCCAATATTGGCTCAAAAGCCAGATAACATCCCTAAAGCCCAAAGCAAaccaaaaaatgtaattaaaaagtgTCAACCGGCTGTCACCGTGTTAACGATTGAAGTAGAAAAGTGCCTTGCCGAATGGTTCACTTTAGACACAATGCTTCTATTGTTTGGAGAAAAGAGAGTCAGAGAAATGGTGATTGACAAAGGAGAGTGCATTAAagagtatttaaataattacgcTAACAGCATAGCATACAATGCAAACACTTATGACCAATACCAAGCTCTATGCAGGAAGCTGAACATG
It encodes:
- the LOC106140726 gene encoding putative RNA polymerase II subunit B1 CTD phosphatase RPAP2 — translated: MDTKNVRMKKKPCKIEEMTKEQIREAIVKKRVCNAKAQTIVESLLEKVVSESYFLQCLPDINQSHFEDVIEERAIIHLCGYPLCQTALSEKDIPKQKYRISMKTNKVYDITARKSFCSNSCYRAATFVKKQMLTSPLWFREYEEIPAFHLLPSDTVGSLGLEVDVSIIEKIEVKSDKSQFSSINDFATASLNEMTDTGNELTNIEAKEIVKNVNDCENNNSSSSSVKHNQSLNINSVESQQDTQSNVSNQSNKEFTKRVQRKHNPLNIVGDIIEKPEKKIDPILAQKPDNIPKAQSKPKNVIKKCQPAVTVLTIEVEKCLAEWFTLDTMLLLFGEKRVREMVIDKGECIKEYLNNYANSIAYNANTYDQYQALCRKLNMLELEDRQFDAQTLQREMKPLPDYSMLQEESKKMQLKVRAYFAGETTIPDVSQEEQDTTPAEEESGPRHLPLVDKNAQNALRRRIVCEHLNKVLPDLLRSLGLLSLTLSSDIRLIVNTFKLKPNNIMFKPIQWTLIAIIILKLLSLRNAHLSHLMEQPKAYQHLQLLLLSYKQDGGYLERLISWLTDIDRLLNTNDIQLTLE